The nucleotide sequence GTTTTGAGAGATTGTGAGTATACTTGTTCAAGTGGAACATTACAAACCGTTGAAGGAACTTAGGCCGTGAAACTGTGAAAGCTTTCCATTTGTGATTGCTTtcccgaccggtgatctaaacgtCGATCCTACTCATCGCTTCCGCTACTAGTATTCTGGTATGTCTCGAATCCTAAAAATACAACAATAACGATGTCATTCAATGAAGAAGAGTGGATTTGACATTTCCATTTCGGCAAAAATTTTGGTGTGTGATGAAAAGTTGATAGTCCGGATACCTATATCCGATCATGAATCTACGCCAACCAACTTTACCAACAAACGCGTAGGTAAGTATCCAATGCATGATGATTTAGGTTCTAGAAGTTGATAATTGGTTTTAAGAGGATTTTATCAACTATCTTGGAGGGACACGAATTGCTTTTGGCGTTTAAAATCGCTATTATATGATTAACTTTTAAATTAAAACTTTTTTTCTACTTCAacaattattcttctttttcaGTCAGTGTCTCATAAAACTGTTTTTTTCTTCTGAATTTGTCTATGTTTTCATTTGCCTCTTGTATTGAAGGGGTGTCGGATTCTACGTCTCTTAGAAGCAGACCAATATTCAAATTATGCGAAAAAGAAACAACAATTTACTTACTGAATTAAGAGTTGTACAGAAACACATAATTAAGTTGAAAGTAAACATGCCCTAAAAAATAATCAATTAGCTCTAATAATCATCCTCTCTCTCTTCTCTAAGGCGATTTTGGCGGGAGATTTTTCAAACGCCAATTGAGCCCTAATTTAGAGATTTTTCATCGATCAAACAGTGATTATGTATAATTTTCATCCCTCTTTTCAATCGTATTCATCAATTAGCTCATAGATCATTTGTTTTCGTGTATTATCATGCCTCATGCTAAGCGATCGAAACGTAAAGTTAGAATTCCAATTAAGTTCTCGAATTCAGTCCACAATTTGAAATCACAAGAGGCAACGAGTGATCAGAGCTCTGCGGAGGAGGAAGTTGACCCTGCGAATGCTGGCAATAATGGTGATACAGGTTCAACTAAGGAACAGATGAAGGATATGAATATTGCAGATCTACTCAAATCATATAGCACAGATCAATTCCCAACTATTGGTATGACCTATAAATCTACTCTTGTTGGTATTGAGAAGACTGCTAATGATTCAGGTCCTATTATGGTTAATGATTCTGATGTCAATGTTTGTACTGATACAGCTATACCTACTAAATCTTAAAGCACAAGTAAGCAAAGCACTTATGCTAATATTGCTAAATCTGAATTAGATAATAAACTTAGCTTTGTGCCTTTAGTTAAGAATGGGGATGGTGAGGATATAGTTGTGCTTGATGAAGTTTTTGTTGCTGAAGGGGCTAGTAGATAGGATAAAACTGCTTATGGATATGTGATTGGTGGTAATATGCCCTATGGTGTACTTCAAAGTAATCTTAGGAGAGGAGGATGTGGAACAAGTATGGCATTAAGGATATAGATATGGATCAGAAATAAATCTGTTATTTTAAGTTTAGGACAGTTGAGGGCATGAATGAGGTTATAGAGAAAGGACCATGGATTGTTAATGGCAAGCCTTTGTTTGTTGATAAATGGAGTCCTGATATTAATATTGAGAAAGTTGAACCAACTAAGCTTCATATGTGGGTTAAACTGGTAGATGTGCCATTAGAAGCATGGAGTCCAAAGGGTTTAAGTACTATTGATAGCAAATTGGGAACTCCACTTGTTATGGATAATATGACTACAAGTATGTGTCATAGAGGAGTAGGGAGAGTTGGTTATGCTAGAATAATGGTGGAAATGGAAGCAGCTAAGGGTTATGCTGACCACATTGATATTCATTACAGAGATAGTATGAACACAATTAAAGGCATTAAGCAGGTGAAAGTTGCATATGACTGGAAACCTGCTATGTGTCATCATTGTGCTGTTTTTGGTCACAATCATGATGAGTGTAAGGTGAGACCAAGAACAAGTGTAGAACTGGAGAATAAAGAGAAACAAAAAGTAATGGATAAGGATGGTTTTAAAGTTGTTAAACCTAAGAAGGTTTTCAGCAAGATTATGAAATGGGCTCCAAAGCAAATGTATGTTCCTAAAGTTCCTGTTGCAAAGCCTGTGCTCAAAACTTCTAATAAACCATGGAAATTGAATGCTGATAATGTAAAGGATTTGCTAGCGAGTATGAACAAATATGCAGTGTTGTCAGAGAATGAAGATACTTCTAGTTCTGAGAATGATGTATTGGAGTCCAGTCTGCAGAATGATAGTCATTTGAGGGAAAATGAAGTGAATGGAATTGATCCAGGTATTCTGGAAGAGGTCCTTTAAACTTAATGGATTTTAAAACTGCAAGTTGGAATGTGTAATAAGAATAAACAAGATGAACTTAGGGATTTTATTAGAAATGAAAGAATAAGTGTTTGTGCAGTTATAGAAACACATCTTCAGCCACATAGTATTAATAAGGCTTGTAGTTATGTTTTTGGTAATTGGAGTTGGGTATCAAATGTACAGTACAGCCCTAATAGTTACAGAATAGTTGCAGGATGTGATACTAATTTGGTGAATGTTATGGTTTTGCATGTGGCCAAACAAGTGATTTTTTGCTTGATTGAAACTGTTGATAAAAGGATGAAGTATTATTGTAGTTTTATATATGCTAGTAATAATGGAAGACAAAGATCTCAGTTGTGGGGTGAACTCAAAGCTCAAGCAATTATAGCTAATAAGCATCCATGGGTGCTTATGGGGGACTTTAATGTTACAAGAGGGGTTAATGAAAACAGTTCAGGTTGTTCTACTATTTCTGGTGAAATGATTGAGTTTAATTCATGTATTAATGACATTGAGGTAGAGGATATGGGCAGCACATGGTTTCATTTCACATGGACAAAGTCCCTTAAAAATCCCTTATGTAATGTTCTAAGAAAGTTGGATAGAATAGTGGTTAATGAGAATTATTTGTCTAACTATTCTCAATCATATGGGGTGTTTCTTCCTTTTATGGTTTCTGATCATAGTCCAGCTATTATAGGGGTGCCTAATGGTAGACCTAGAAAGAAGAGCTCATTTGGATTCATGAATCATATTGCAGACAAAGAAGAGTTTCTGGATATTGTTGCTCAGAAGTGGAATAGTAATGTAGCAGGCCATAAAATGTTCCAAGTAGTGAGTAAGTTGAAAATGTTAAAGAAAGATCTCAAGAACTTGAATTGGAAATATGGCAATGTGTTTCAGAATGTGGTTGAATTAAAGGAAAAATTGCAGAAAAGTCAAAGTGATTTAGAAAATAATCCTCATGATTATAGTGCCAGAGTAGTTGCTGCTAACACTTTGCTTGAATATGAAAGGGCAAAACAAGATGAACTTACATTGTTAAGATAGAAGGCTAAGGTTAAATGGCTTGCTGAGGGTGACAGAAATTCCAAATTTTTTCATAGCATTTTGAAATGCAAGAAGTAAAGGTAAGGTTGAAAGTATATGTGATGAACAAGGTTCTAGGTTTTATGGTGATGAAGTGGGAGAGCAGTTTGTCAAGCATTTTAAGAATTTTTTAGGTGTTAGCAATAATTGTAGACCAATTGAAGAATTTGGGGATATTTTCAATGTTAAGCTTACTGATCAAGAAGCTATGGATATGGTGGGTCCTATTTCCAATGAAGAAATAAAAATAGCCATGTTTGACATAGATGGTAACAAAGCTGCTGGGCCAGATGGGTATTCTGCACAATTCTTTAAGAAGGCTTGGATCATAGTTGGTCATGATGTTTATTTGGCCATTAAAGAGTTTTTTGACACAGGAAAGCTTTTGAGGCAAGTTAATACTACATTAATTACTTTAATTCATAAGATTGATATGCCTAATAAAGTGTCAGAATATAGACCCATTGCTTGTTGCAATGTTCTATATAAATGCATAAGTAAGATCCTCACCAATAGATTAAAGTCTGGGCTTGATAAGTTGGTGAGCTGTAACCAGAGTGCTTTTGTTCCTGAGAGGTCTATTCATGATAATATTTTGGTAGCTCAGGAGGTATTAAAGGGGTATAGTAGAACTAAAGGCCTAAAGAGATGTGCCCTTAAGATAGATATCCAAAAGGCTTATGATACAGTTGACTGGAAGTTTTTGAAGGATATTTTGGTTCAATTTGGTTTTCATGAGAAGATGGTGAATTGGATAATGACTTGTATCACTAGCTCATCTTTTTCCATATGTATAAATGGTGAGGTTGAAGGTTTCTTTAAAGGTGGTAGAGGTCTTAGACAAGGGGACCCTATATCACCTTACTTATTCACCTTGGTTATGGAGGTATTCTCACTGTTAATGAAGAAGTTTACATAAGCAAGTAGCAGGTTCAAatatcatttcaaatgtaaaggtatgAAACTTACTCATATCTGCTTTGCAGATGATTTACTTGTTCTGTGTAATGGTGATGTGGCATCAGTCAAAGTGGTGAAGAAATCTTTAGATACATTTAGTCAGGTGTCTAGTTTGCTCCCAAATATTAATAAGAGTACTATATTTTTTGGTAGTGTCAAGCTAATTACCAGAAATAATATTCTTAAGGTGTTGCCATTTGAAATTGGTGTCCTGCCAATGAAGTACTTAGGTGTTCCTTTATTGGCCAAAAGATTAGGTATCAAAGACTGCAAATGCTTGGTTGATAGGGTGAGGAAAAAGGTTAGTAATTGGAAAACAAAGAAGCTATCATATGCAGGAAGATTGCAATTAGTTGCTTCTGTTTTATCTGCAATGCAGACTTACTGGGCTTCAGTTTATGTTATCCCTTATGGTGTTGTGGATGAAATTGATAAGTTGTTAAAGGGTTTCCTATGGAGTCAATCTGAGCAGTCAAAAGGCAAGGCCAAAGTAGCATGGAAATATGTTTGTGTTCCTAAAGATCAAGGTGATCTTGGTCTAAAACCATTAAAAGAATGGAATGAAGTGCTTATTGTAAAGCAGATTTGGAGAATTCTTGTTAAAGATCAGTCATTATGGAGTGTTTGGGTTAACTTAGTCAAATTAAAAGGTAAATCTTTTTGGGATATTGCTCCAAGTCAAAGTGATAGATGGGGTTGGAAATTTTTGCTTAAACTCAGAGATAAAATTAAGCATCACATTGGGTCAGAATTTGTCAATGGTAGATTGTTATTTCATTGGATTAATAATGATGGCAAGAAAGTCCCTTTTTCTACTCAGCAAGTATGGTTGGACTTAAGGATTAATATAGCTAAAGTTCATTGGTATGAAGTAGTATGGTTCAAGGGGTATGATTCAAAACATGCTTTCATCTTATGGTTGGCTATCCTTAAAAGGCTAAGCACTCAAGATAAAATGTTGAAGTGGATGCCTAATCAGGACTTAAAGTGTGCTTTCTGTGGAGTAGTAGCAGATTctatctgtgacgacccggcaattttcgaccaaatttaaacttaatctttatatgaatctgacaagataagcaatgtctgtaatgttgagtctcaacaaGTTTATGAACTGTATTCATGTTATCATTaacctttgattattcccgacgattcacgaacaattgggcgtaaataattatgtataccagtatatatatatatatacatatatattaatataaacaaaagtatatataatgatttaaaataataaaaatacaatagATCAGTAAGACTAAGtaagtaaaataatatacaagatgatAAATTGGTTATTtaaataaagctatatataaatatgtatgaattctataaataattattatgatatatatatatatatatatatatatatatatatatatatatatatatatatatatattgaattacaTTATATCTTATTGGATacagatataattaataatatgtaaatattaatatagtaaatttaattacaaattataaTATAAGTTGGTATATCAATATTACATTcattagttagtattattaatattataaaaatactgaaacttgatacatttgatttattattgttattattattaatattatcattatgacaagtagtaaagttataatgttaattattatgattaatattagtattattattagacattattattattatttaatattattagtattctattattgttaatatttgtattagtattttagtaataacattatcaatgttattatgaatattactatgAACAATATCATTAATAATTTCTATTGTCAATGTTATTATttacttgatattattattaataaaattattattaatacaatcgtattattattaaattatttaattattaattattagctaTTAGAAATgttgatattatcattaatataaattttatataattgattattatagtattaatacatatatatctttaattatttatggtattaattttatttattaaattattaataatatacaaaatatatagaACGGGTATCACGATCTGCTTTATTCAttttattctttctttctttttcgttCTTTCCTTTCCATC is from Rutidosis leptorrhynchoides isolate AG116_Rl617_1_P2 chromosome 10, CSIRO_AGI_Rlap_v1, whole genome shotgun sequence and encodes:
- the LOC139871133 gene encoding uncharacterized protein codes for the protein MKLTHICFADDLLVLCNGDVASVKVVKKSLDTFSQVSSLLPNINKSTIFFGSVKLITRNNILKVLPFEIGVLPMKYLGVPLLAKRLGIKDCKCLVDRVRKKVSNWKTKKLSYAGRLQLVASVLSAMQTYWASVYVIPYGVVDEIDKLLKGFLWSQSEQSKGKAKVAWKYVCVPKDQGDLGLKPLKEWNEVLIVKQIWRILVKDQSLWSVWVNLVKLKGKSFWDIAPSQSDRWGWKFLLKLRDKIKHHIGSEFVNGRLLFHWINNDGKKVPFSTQQVWLDLRINIAKVHWYEVVWFKGYDSKHAFILWLAILKRLSTQDKMLKWMPNQDLKCAFCGVVADSISCVYHIWQERNNRIFKKVSRKVEGICNVIQDYVKCKLLTFKVKQSSAFREVEVVWDVKW